A genomic stretch from Arachis stenosperma cultivar V10309 chromosome 3, arast.V10309.gnm1.PFL2, whole genome shotgun sequence includes:
- the LOC130969966 gene encoding uncharacterized protein LOC130969966 produces MEITKSSSVIIILLVFVSSLVETNAYYYMNCYGGTRCSGKYIRCPAECPSSVSNDPKAKVCQIDCNKPTCRAVCRHRKPNCNAPGSGCYDPRFIGGDGRVFYFHGKSNQHFSLVSDSNLQINGRFIGHRPANRARDYTWIQALGVLFNSQTFTVEATKTAKWSNEVDHLKLTYNGEFIDLNEVTLSTWFSPSKDIKVERVASKNSVIVTIENVAEILVNVVPITKEDDRIHNYQVPKDDCFAHLEVQFRFFSLSPKVDGVLGKTYRPDFENPAKPGVAMPVVGGEDSYKTTSLLSHDCASCLFSQESSAERDTSAKMIGTLDCTKLSYGLGIVCKK; encoded by the exons ATGGAAATTACCAAAAGTAGTTCTGTCATAATCATTTTGCTAGTGTTTGTTTCAAGTTTGGTGGAGACAAATGCATATTATTATATGAATTGTTACGGAGGAACCCGTTGCAGTGGAAAATACATAAGGTGCCCAGCAGAGTGCCCAAGCAGTGTATCGAATGATCCTAAGGCTAAGGTTTGTCAAATTGATTGCAACAAACCCACATGCAGAGCTGTTTGTAGAC ATCGCAAACCAAACTGCAATGCACCTGGATCAGGATGCTATGATCCCCGCTTCATTGGCGGAGATGGCAGAGTCTTCTACTTTCATGGAAAGAGCAATCAGCACTTCAGTCTCGTCTCTGATTCCAACCTTCAAATCAATGGTCGCTTCATCGGACACAGGCCAGCCAACAGAGCCCGTGATTACACCTGGATCCAGGCTCTTGGCGTCCTCTTCAACTCCCAAACCTTCACAGTCGAGGCCACCAAGACGGCCAAATGGAGCAACGAGGTTGACCATCTCAAGCTCACCTACAACGGAGAATTTATAGATTTAAATGAAGTCACTCTTTCCACATGGTTCTCGCCATCAAAAGACATCAAAGTCGAGAGAGTAGCCAGCAAGAACAGCGTCATAGTAACAATAGAGAATGTTGCTGAGATTCTTGTCAATGTGGTGCCAATAACTAAGGAAGACGATAGAATTCACAACTATCAAGTTCCTAAGGACGATTGCTTTGCTCACTTGGAAGTTCAGTTCAGGTTCTTCAGCTTGTCCCCAAAAGTTGACGGTGTTCTTGGAAAGACTTACAGGCCCGATTTCGAGAACCCGGCGAAGCCAGGTGTCGCAATGCCAGTTGTTGGCGGAGAAGACAGTTACAAGACAACATCATTGCTTTCTCATGATTGTGCTTCTTGTTTGTTCTCTCAAGAAAGTTCTGCTGAGAGAGATACCTCTGCTAAAATGATCGGCACACTTGATTGCACTAAATTGTCTTATGGATTGGGAATCGTTTGCAAGAAATGA